One stretch of Gopherus flavomarginatus isolate rGopFla2 chromosome 2, rGopFla2.mat.asm, whole genome shotgun sequence DNA includes these proteins:
- the LOC127043846 gene encoding C-C chemokine receptor type 5-like: protein MTEEAFTTTYYYDTDLEPCQKADVKKFASLFLPPLYSLVLIFGLLGNALVVLILIKYKKLRSMTDIYLLNLAISDLLFILSLPFWAYYAAHEWDFGNAMCKILSGVYYAGFYSGMFFIILLTIDRYLAIVHAVFALKARTVANGIFTSVVIWGIAILASLPGFIFHSVQKEGAHWTCSSHYPSDSKIKWKEYLTLKMNILGLVIPLVIMTFCYAAIIKTLLRCRNEKKQKAVRLIFIIMIVYFIFWTPFNIVVLIYSFQDSFSLNNCESSRQLELAIQVTEAIAMIHCCINPVIYAFIGEKFRKYLYTFFQKHIAIYLCKHCPALHGDKLERVSSTYTPSTAEHDISIGL, encoded by the coding sequence ATGACTGAAGAAGCTTTCACAACAACCTACTACTACGATACTGACTTAGAACCATGCCAAAAAGCTGATGTCAAAAAATTTGCATCCCTGTTTTTGCCACCGCTTTATTCTTTGGTGCTGATATTTGGCCTGCTAGGCAATGCGCTAGTTGTGctgatcctgataaaatacaAGAAGCTGAGAAGCATGACTGACATCTATCTGCTGAATCTGGCAATTTCCGATTTACTCTTTATTCTTTCCTTACCATTTTGGGCTTACTATGCAGCACATGAGTGGGATTTTGGAAATGCAATGTGTAAAATTCTTTCAGGGGTCTATTATGCTGGCTTCTACAGTGGAATGTTTTTCATAATACTTTTGACAATAGATAGATATCTGGCCATTGTCCATGCAGTGTTTGCTTTAAAAGCTAGGACAGTAGCCAATGGTATCTTCACAAGTGTTGTCATTTGGGGTATAGCAATATTAGCCTCTCTTCCAGGGTTTATATTTCACAGTGTTCAAAAGGAAGGTGCTCATTGGACCTGCAGCTCTCATTATCCATCAGATTCCAAAATCAAATGGAAGGAATACCTGACTTTAAAGATGAACATCCTGGGACTTGTCATTCCACTGGTCATTATGACCTTCTGCTATGCAGCGATTATAAAAACATTACTGAGATGTAGGAATGAGAAAAAACAAAAGGCAGTCAGGCTTATTTTTATCATAATGATTGTTTATTTTATCTTCTGGACACCATTCAACATTGTTGTTCTCATATACAGTTTTCAAGATTCATTTTCCCTAAATAACTGTGAGAGCAGTAGGCAGCTAGAGCTAGCAATCCAAGTGACAGAAGCGATTGCAATGATCCACTGTTGTATCAACCCCGTGATCTATGCTTTCATTGGTGAAAAGTTTAGGAAATATCTTTATACCTTTTTCCAAAAACACATTGCAATCTACCTCTGCAAACACTGTCCAGCTCTTCATGGTGATAAATTAGAACGGGTTAGCTCTACATACACCCCTTCTACTGCAGAGCATGATATCTCCATTGGTTTGTAA